Genomic DNA from Desulfonema ishimotonii:
AAGTTCCGCAGGGACGACAGGAACAACATATGGCTGCCGTCCCTGCAAAACATCATGCGCGGGCATCCATGATCTCTTCCTGTGCCGCTTCCCCCGCCAGCATCTTATCCACAATGATGGCACAGGACGCATCCCCCAGCACATTTGTGGAGGTTCTCATCATATCAAAGAGACGGTCCACACCGAATATGAGCGGCAAACCCGCCAGCGGAATACCGGCGGCCACAAGAACCGCCACAACCAGCAGGGCCGGTCCGGGCACGCCTGCGGTTCCGATGGCCCCCAGCACCGATGTCAGGACAATGGCGACGTACTGGGCCATTCCCAGCTCCACACCGAACATCTGTGAGAAAAACATGGCTGTCAGCGCATACAGCATGGCGTTGCCGTTCATGTTGATGGTCGCCCCGAGCGGCAACACAAAGGAGGTCACCTCCGGCTTTACCCCCAGATCCTCACACTCCTGTTTGTTGACTGGCAGGGTGGCCATGGAGGATGCGCTTGCAAATGCCAGAATCTGCGTCTCTTTCATGCCGCCCAGGAACTTCAGCGGATTCATGCGGCCGAAGACCATGACGAGCAGGGGGATGATTCCGAAATGAATGATGGCCAGTGTGCCTGAAAATACGGCCAACAGCGCGAGAACCAGCCGCATGATTTCCATTCCGAACAGGGCAATGGAGTTGACCATGAGGCCGAACACCCCGATGGGGGCGATCATCAGTATTTTTCTGATCATCCAGATCATGCCCGCATTGACCGTATCCAATATATCCAGCACGGGCTTCTGCTTTTCCCTGGGCATCACCGAAAGCGATATCCCGAAAAACAGCGCGAAAAACAGGATCTGAAGAATATTGCCCGATACAAGGGACTCAAAGGGGTTTTCAGGAATGATCCCCATGATGGTTTCCCAGAATCCCGCGATTTCCGCATTTTCCGCATAGGTCGAAGCGTCTGTCATCAGGGATTCGGGGATCTTTACACCCAGACCCGGCTTGAAGATACTCCCGGCCAGCAGGCCCAGAATCACGGAGACCGCCGAAGTTCCCAGATAGTATACAATCGTGAACAGGCCCACCTTGCCTGCGGATTTGGTTTCCCCCAGTGCGGCTGCCCCGGAGATAATACTGAAAAATACAAGCGGGATAATTACCATCTTGATCAGCAAAATGAAAATATCCCCCAGGGGCGCAAAAACAGCGCCTTTTTCCCCCAGGAAGAAGCCGGTTACAATTCCCGCTGCCATTGCGATCAGTATCATGGTGCTGCCACTTACTTTTTTCATGTGAAACCCTCCCCCCGAAATTTATCCAGTCCTGTGAGTTACCGCCTCAGATATGGCTGCTGTTCATCGGCCTGCCCGCAAAAAGCCGCCCGCCATCAGCATGACACGCAGCATACGGCCAGGCCGCCACGGGATGTTTCCTTGTATTTTTTTGACATGTCGCGGCCCGTCTCCATCATTGCCTCGACCACCTCGTCAAATGTGACCTTCTGCCGGGCCGGATCTCCGGCTGCGGCCAGAATATAGGCATTGATCGCCGTGACCGCGCCCACGGCATTCCGTTCAATGCACGGGATCTGCACATAGCCCCCCACCGGATCACACGTCATCCCCAGATGGTGTTCAAGGGCGATTTCAGCCGCATTTTCAACCTGCTTCATTGAAAGTCCGTTGGCATGGGCGACAAAGGCCGCAGCCATGGAGGAGGCCACGCCGACCTCTCCCTGGCAGCCGACCTCGGCGCCGGCGATACTGGCATTGTGTTTTGCGATAAAGGCAATGGCGGCAGCCGCCAGCATACCATCCCGTAATTGGGGGAGGCCTGCCTTGTAATGCGTCTTCAGAAGAAAGATGATACCGGGAATTACGCCGGCAGCGCCGGATGTCGGGGCTGTCACGACCTTGCGGCCCGCCGCATTTTCCTCGGAGGCCGCCATGGCAAATGCGTTCAGATGGCCCAGCAGCAGACCGTTGCCCGGCTCCAGCTTGGCGGAATTTTTATACAGCACCTGTGCTTTCCGCATCAGGCCGATGGGGCCCGGCAGAATCCCGTCTGTCTTCAGGCCGTTTTCAACCGCGCCGCACATGATCCCGATCAGGTCGTCAAGTCCGGCAAAGATCTTATCACGGGATTTGCCGGTAATGGCCGCCTCATTGCTGAGCATGATTTCACTCAGGGAAAGGCCGGTCCTGCGCATCTGTTTTCTCAGTCCGTTCATATCGCTGTACCCATAGGGCGGGTCGGGCCTTTCCGCTTCCGCTTCTCCCTTGCACCTGATAAATCCCCCGCCGACAGAGTAATATTCCTTTTCAAGCACGGTTTCTCCGGCCTCCGAAAGCCGGAAACGGACCGTGTTCTGAAAGGGCAGTGAATCGTCATTGCCCTCAAAATGAATGTTGGCGGCAGTGAACAGGATCTTCTTTTCCGGGTTTTCAGCAAATGTGATCTCATATGTCCTGCCGGGCTCATCCAGAAGCGCCAGCAGGCGGTCACAGTCGCACGTTTCAGGGGCCCAGCCCATCAGTCCCCCCAGCACGGCCTTATGAGTGCCGTGGCCCTCCCCGGTCAGACTCAGAGAGCCGTAAAGACAGACATCCACAGCCGCATCATTCAGTGTCGTATCGGACAGGATGTCCTGAACGGAGTGGCGAAAATCGAGAGCGGCTTTCATCGGCCCGATGGTGTGGGAGCTGGAAGGCCCCGGCCCGGTTTTAAACACATCAAATACGGACGTCTTTATATATTCACCCATTCTGTTCCCCTATCTTGCCCTGCGGCGACGGCAGGCGTCAGCCGGTGTTGCGGGTTTTGCCCGGAAATTCATTCCGTGCGAAAACCCGGCAGTATGCCTTATCGCCGGGGAATAAATTTCCCGGCGGAATCATCTGAAACCCGCTGAAGCGGGCTGAGCCGGTGGTGCTGACAGGCGATTTTCAAAACAGCGTCTTAAAAACGGCCACCTGAAAATCCGAGACGTCTAATCATAGTCCGGTTTTGTCTTCATCAGTGCCTTGCGCCGTTCTTCAATCATGGCTTTCTTCCGGGCAACAAATTTGTTTTTCAGAAGCTGCGCACGGGTCAGCTTTTCTTTGGCGGCCGCCTTCTTTTTCGCCCACGGCATCTGCTCGAAATACTCATATTCAAGCAGTTCCAGTGTGCCGTCAATTCGGATCTGATCGATAAACAGGTTGAGCCAGTTGAGAAATACCGGGTCTCCCTGCCGGATCGCAAATGCGTAATATTCCTTTGTCACCGGGGCGAGCAGTGCGGCGATTTTCAAGTAGTGTTCCGGGTGGGTATCCCGCCAGACCCGCACAAAGGGGGAATCCGCCACCATTGCATTCACCTCGCCTCTGAGAAGCCCGTCCGCAGCCGCATCGGCTGTGGGGTAGCGTCGGATCGCCTTTTCCGGGAACAGTTCAAGGGCAAATTTTTCATGGGTGGTGTCGGCCTTGACCCCCAGTCTGAGCTGATCCGTTTCCAGCAGATCAAAATAGGAATCCGCACCGACCGGCACAAGCTCCCGCTGAACCAGCGCGGCCTGACTGATTTCAAAATACGGGTCTGTGAAACTGACCTTCAGCCCTCTTTCGACCGTGCGCGTCATTGCGGCGATGATAATATCCGAATCTCCGGCCAGCAACCGGGGGATTTGCTGATCATAACTTTCAGGCCGGATAAACCGGACCCTTACCCCGAGATAGTCGGCCAGAAGCGTGGCCAGATCAACGTCCAGTCCGCTGATCTGATTGTCCGTCATCATGGAAAAGGGGGGATACCCCTTATTCAGAGAGACGACAATCTCGCCTTTTGCGCGGATCTGTTCAATTTCACCCGCGAACAGACAGGGTGTCCGGATGACAACACAAAGGATTGCGATGATCGACCATTTCATTAATTTCATTCTCATCCCCCTCTGGTTTGATATTATCGTAGAAACAAGCAGTTATCGCCAATACTTTCTGGTTCCGTTGCGGCAGCGCTGAAATGTGAGACAAAGCGGTTCTGAATATTTGGGAATGGATAAAACCGGCGCTTCTGTTCCGACCGCCATTCCCGCGAAAAATCGTCACCCCGGACACCGATCCGGGGCGGGAATCCATCATCCCGTGTCGCAGGCATGAGGCAATTTCGGAAAAACACAGGTTTTTCAGAATGCGGTTGTGTCCCACGATCATTGAAAAGAGTTGGCGCACAGGGATTAAAATTATGATTTTACAACAAATAATACGTCTTTCATATTTCTGTGCGAACGCCTGTCAGATATGTGTTTTCAATCAGAGTAGGACACGACCCAGAATGATGAACGGTGCGTTATTCTGATCGAAAAGCGATGGCTGTCAGACATCCTTGCAGCGTTCAGGGCAGCATTCCGGGGAAAAGCGGTCTCATTTTCGGGGACTTATATTATATCATCGCCGTAACTGCCGGCAGATGAATCCTGTTCAGGGACTGAGGCTGAAAGAAACGTTACTATATAAATATAGAAAATAATATCTGTTATGCAAACAAAATATAGAAAAATCCGAAAAATAAAGCATGAATGTGCTGTAAAAGGCGGGGATTCGATGGCGAAAGCGATTCCGGCATCCTGTGGTTACGGTTCCCGCACCGATGGACGGGAACCGTTGAAATCGGATCAGGGCGTTTCAGCCCCTCAGTTGCGAATCAGTTTCCGAAGCGCGTTCTGTAATTTCCGGGTCACCGGCCCCGGCCTGCCGTCGCCCACCATCCGGTCATCCACCTGAACCACCGGCATGACTTCGGTCGTCGTCCCCAGCAGCATACATTCATCCGCATCTTTCAACTCGTTCTCCAGGATGGGAAATTCTCTGACGGGAATATTGAACTCGCGGCACAGGCCGATTGCGACGGTCCGGGTAATGCCGGGCAGGATATAATGCGTTTCGGGATAGGTGACAAAGCAGCCGTCGAATATGGCCGCAAAGCTGGTGTGAGCGCCTTCGGTGATGGCGCCGTCCCGGACAAAAATCGCCTCTTTGGCGTTGTTCTCCTTTGCCTGCTGGCTGGCAAGGACATTGGGCAGCAGGGACACCGACTTGATGTCGCAGCGCATCCAGCGGATATCGGGAACGGAGATCACTTTCACACCGTCTTCCCATGCGGATTCGTCCGCAACAAATCGCGATGCAAACCCATACACCGTCACCGGCGTGTCTTTGTCCGGGAACGGGTGCTTCCGGGGGGCCGCCCCCCGCGTAATCTGAAGGTAGACCGTGGCCTCTCCCTCTTCCAGATTGTTCGCTCTGAGCAGTTTCTCCGGTATGGCGCGAAGGGCTGCCATATCCGGTTCCTGAATCTTCAGCGCGCGCAGGCTTCGGCGCAGCCGTTCAAAATGCGCATCTGCCCTGAAAAATCTTCCGTCATAGGCGACAATCACCTCGTAAACGCCGTCACCAAAAATAAACCCCCGGTCATCCGGCGATATGCTGACCTCATTTTTCGGCATCATATCGCCGTTAAAATAGACGTGCATAGAGAATCCTTTCCGCATCCGAAGTGTCGGCTGACCTCCGGAATTCATATGATATGTGACCCCGACAATTCCTGAACCGTGGCCGTTTCAGGAAACATTTCCCCGCCTTTATAAGTTAGCGCGTTCTCAAATTCAAGTGGAATGGTTTCGCGAAAAAACCGTAAGTACCCCATCAATAATTTTTTAATAAAAAAACAACGGTATCATTTCGATCGAAGCGAGAAATCTTAAGATTCCTCACTTCGTTCGGAATGACAAAAAAAGTCAGAGAATTTTTGGATAGGTGCTTATCAGATATTTTCTGCCACCTCTCAGGGATTAAAAAAAACGCCCTGCCTTTCTCCCGGAGAAAAGCAGGGCGCTGCAGTGTACATATATTTTCAAATAAAGATCAAAACATCCCCGGCCGGTTATGACTTGCCGTCGGATTCCTTCATCCGTTCGATATTCGCTTTCAACTGTGCGATCTCAATGCCCAGGCTGACACACTCTTTTCCGCCGATGCAGGCCTCTGCATCGTTGGCTTCCAGATATGTCTTCAGCTCATGCTTATCCTTTTTCAGGTCCACAACCCATGTCTTCTGGGCTTCATCGTAATCCACATCCACGTCGATCCCGCATTCCCCGATATCCGGGTACAGGAGTCTGATTTTTTCACACAACTCATTTTTATCTATCATAAATACTCCCCTTTCTTTGATGACCGCCGATCTTTTTGACGACCGTCAGTTTATTTCAAAGCTGCCGGGTGAATCCCGGTGTCCGAAACCGTTGGGGCACTCAGACCACAGAATATTGAACAGGATTCATTAATTACACTGTATCTGAAATTTTCTAAAAATATAATGCTCTGAACAGGGCCTGACAAGAAAGAGCCTGTATTTTTTATTTTTCAGTTTTCTGACGAAGACGGTCTGCCATCCGGGTATCCGGCACATGGACGGTGTGAAGCGTCAGTTGCGGGAAGGGGATGCCCCATCCGTTTTCGGTACAGGCGTCAATGATAATCTTCTGAATCAGACGGCGGAGTACGTTATAGAGCGCCGCCACCGCTCCCCTGAAATCCGCGATAACCAGAAGATCCAGCGAGGAGGCCCCTGCCCCTTCGGTCTCCACCCGGAGCTGAATCATATGGTCGCCATACCCGGCCTTTTCCACTCCCTGTTTCAACGCCGCTGTCAGACGCGATGGTATCTCCCCGGTAATAACGGACTGGTGGGCATAATCAAACCCGAAGACGATCTTCAGCCGGAAACTTCCCGAAATATTAACAGGGCTTAATCCCAGAAAATCCTGCGTCTGATAGGTCTTCCGGCTACCCCCGCGAAGTATCAGCTGAACCATTTCCTGGGTCTGGCTGACCGCCTCTCCCCGTGTGCCGTCTGCCAGGATGACCCAGTCCCCGATGTTGCAGGGAAACCAGGGTTCATTCTTACTGTAAGGCCTTGAATTCAGTTGTACAATATCCTGAAGCGGAACCCGGATCATTGCGGGGAAAAAGGCCGGGTTCTCCAGCCGGGCATATATGTTCAGGGACACCACCCGCCACGGCACACCGTTAAACATCATCCGTTCATTTTCCCGGACAGCCCCCAGGTTGAGCATGAGCTGAATCTGCTTCCAGAAGCGGGGAATACCGGTTTTGGCGGTCCACACCAGACCGAATAAAAATATAATGGCAATACTCAGCAGCAGCCAGTCGCCGGAGAGATAGAGTACGGCCAGCAATGCCCCGGTTGCGCCAAGGAACGTCAGCACATAATACAGCACATCTGACAGACGGATGAGAAATGTGCGTTTCTCCTTATGGTGGATGGGGCTGTACCGGTATATGGATTTATGCAGCACACGCATCAGAAAAAAAACGACGACAAAGCCCAGCAGTGAAAAGGCGAGATTCCGTCCGCGCGTTTTAAAAAATACTTTAAGAAGCTTCTGGCCGGAATCCCAGAGGGACTGTTTGTGCCGCAACAGCTCGTCCAGCTGATACCGGGTCACTTTAAGCTGATCAGAATAGATCGTCTGCTTGTTTTCCCAGCTCTTTTTCAGATGCTTCAGCTCTTTTGTCAGTTGCGCATTCTTTTCGACCTGAAGCGATACCTTTTCTATATTCTGTATGGCCCTCCGGATCATCTCAAGACGATTTTCATAAAAGGAGATCTGCGCCCGGAGCTTTTCGATCTGGCGGGGCCGTTCCGTCATTTTTTTCAATTCATGAACGAATGGCTCAATCAGCTCCACGATTTCGTCTTCCCAGTTGAAATTTTCATCGGATTTCGTCTGAAACGCCTCAACATCCACGTTGGTGGCCACCCGTTCGATGTTCCTTTCAAGAACAGCCTCCTGTTCTTCCAGCCTGTCGAGTATCTCTCTGATTTCGGCCTGTTCTTCCTTGTTCCGCGTTGAACGGTACTGGCGTTTTTTCGCTCTGATCTGCTCCTCAAGCTCCTGCCGCGAAAGGATCAGCGTTTTCAGCGTATCCAGGCCGGATGGCTCCTGCACAGTCTCCCCATGGGGGATGACAACGGGCGGTTCCGGGGTCTGGCCATACACAATGCTGTCGCTTGCAGGCCATAAAAAGAGAAGGATGCATATCAGAATAACGGCAATCTGCCTTTTCATTATTTTTCCTTTACATGGGTTCGGCTGAGCGAAATTCGGAATCCGCAAAATACTTGAATCTGAAGGCTGTAACTGCCATAAAGAGGTCAGTCCGCACCTGGGAAGCTGTTTTTAAAATCTTTTCGGAGTGCAAAAGTCAGGCCCCGAAAGGGGCGGTCTTTTGCAAAATTTGCGAAAAACCGGCCTCCGGCCTTAATTTTCGCACTCCGTTTCTGAGTCGCCGGTATTTTTAAAACAGCTTCTGAATAAATATGGGAGGTGGAGGCCCTGAAATTCGGACAGGGGGTTATGATTTTCGGAATGGCAAAAAATAAACGCTGTTCGGATTACATTTTCAGAAAATATGATATTCGCACCACAACGTCAATATCTATGTTGCGATGCACAGGAGATGATTGATATGCCTTACGAAAAAGAATTGGAAATCGCCCTGAATGCTGTAAAAAAAGCATCTGCGCTTTGCCGCAGGGCGCAGATGACGCTGGTGAAATCCGAAGCTGTTGCAAAAAAAGACCGTTCGCCGGTGACGATCGCGGATTTCGGCAGCCAGGCTGTTGTCACCCTTTCCCTCATGGCCGCTTTTCCAGGCGATTTTATTGTGGGCGAGGAGGATGCCGGGATTCTGAGGGAAAACGCCGGGCTTCGGCAAAAAGTCTGTGCCCTTGTCGAAGAACAGGCCGGACCGGTCTCAGCAGATCAGATGATGGATGCCATTGATCAGGGGGCCTGCACACCGGATTTCTCAGGCCGCTTCTGGACCGTGGACCCCATTGACGGAACCAAGGGCTTTCTCCGGGAAGAGCAGTATGCCATTGCCCTGGCCCTGGTGGAAAACGGGCAGGTGGTTCTCGGGGTTCTGGGGTGTCCCGATTTTCCGGGAGATGAGGGGGAAAATGGCGGCCTTTTCTTCGCTGTCCGGGGCGGGGGCACATTTATGCTGCCCGGAAATGCACAGGTCCGGCAGAAAATCGCAGCCGACCGGATTAAGGATTCGCGGGATGCCCGCTTTTGCGAATCGGTTGAAAGCGCCCATGCGGCGCACGATGTCCACGCCCGGATCGCGGAGGCTCTGGGCATAAAAGCCCAGCCGCTCCGCATGGACAGTCAGGCCAAATACGGGGCTGTGGCGTGCGGGCTGGCGTCCGTCTACCTGCGGCTTCCCAGAAGCAGCGCATACCGGGAAAAGATCTGGGATCACGCGGCCGGCGTGATCATTGTCGAAGAGGCCGGGGGGCGGGTGACGGATTTCAGCGGCAATCCGCTCGATTTTTCAACGGGCAGGACGCTGGAAAAGAACGTGGGAATTCTCGCCACCAACACCTTTCTGCACGACGATGTGCTGAAGGCGATCCGGGCCGTTCAGTCCGAGGGCTGAGTCCGTAGGGTAGGGCACACGCTTCTCCGTGCCCACCGCATTTCAACTCCGCCATGCCGTACAAACACCGATTTGCGGCGGTCGGTATTGCCGGGAATCGGTGGGCACACGCTTCTCCGTGCCCACCGCATTTCAAC
This window encodes:
- a CDS encoding coiled-coil domain-containing protein, with amino-acid sequence MKRQIAVILICILLFLWPASDSIVYGQTPEPPVVIPHGETVQEPSGLDTLKTLILSRQELEEQIRAKKRQYRSTRNKEEQAEIREILDRLEEQEAVLERNIERVATNVDVEAFQTKSDENFNWEDEIVELIEPFVHELKKMTERPRQIEKLRAQISFYENRLEMIRRAIQNIEKVSLQVEKNAQLTKELKHLKKSWENKQTIYSDQLKVTRYQLDELLRHKQSLWDSGQKLLKVFFKTRGRNLAFSLLGFVVVFFLMRVLHKSIYRYSPIHHKEKRTFLIRLSDVLYYVLTFLGATGALLAVLYLSGDWLLLSIAIIFLFGLVWTAKTGIPRFWKQIQLMLNLGAVRENERMMFNGVPWRVVSLNIYARLENPAFFPAMIRVPLQDIVQLNSRPYSKNEPWFPCNIGDWVILADGTRGEAVSQTQEMVQLILRGGSRKTYQTQDFLGLSPVNISGSFRLKIVFGFDYAHQSVITGEIPSRLTAALKQGVEKAGYGDHMIQLRVETEGAGASSLDLLVIADFRGAVAALYNVLRRLIQKIIIDACTENGWGIPFPQLTLHTVHVPDTRMADRLRQKTEK
- a CDS encoding transporter substrate-binding domain-containing protein, which codes for MKLMKWSIIAILCVVIRTPCLFAGEIEQIRAKGEIVVSLNKGYPPFSMMTDNQISGLDVDLATLLADYLGVRVRFIRPESYDQQIPRLLAGDSDIIIAAMTRTVERGLKVSFTDPYFEISQAALVQRELVPVGADSYFDLLETDQLRLGVKADTTHEKFALELFPEKAIRRYPTADAAADGLLRGEVNAMVADSPFVRVWRDTHPEHYLKIAALLAPVTKEYYAFAIRQGDPVFLNWLNLFIDQIRIDGTLELLEYEYFEQMPWAKKKAAAKEKLTRAQLLKNKFVARKKAMIEERRKALMKTKPDYD
- a CDS encoding L-serine ammonia-lyase, with the translated sequence MGEYIKTSVFDVFKTGPGPSSSHTIGPMKAALDFRHSVQDILSDTTLNDAAVDVCLYGSLSLTGEGHGTHKAVLGGLMGWAPETCDCDRLLALLDEPGRTYEITFAENPEKKILFTAANIHFEGNDDSLPFQNTVRFRLSEAGETVLEKEYYSVGGGFIRCKGEAEAERPDPPYGYSDMNGLRKQMRRTGLSLSEIMLSNEAAITGKSRDKIFAGLDDLIGIMCGAVENGLKTDGILPGPIGLMRKAQVLYKNSAKLEPGNGLLLGHLNAFAMAASEENAAGRKVVTAPTSGAAGVIPGIIFLLKTHYKAGLPQLRDGMLAAAAIAFIAKHNASIAGAEVGCQGEVGVASSMAAAFVAHANGLSMKQVENAAEIALEHHLGMTCDPVGGYVQIPCIERNAVGAVTAINAYILAAAGDPARQKVTFDEVVEAMMETGRDMSKKYKETSRGGLAVCCVSC
- a CDS encoding dicarboxylate/amino acid:cation symporter, with the translated sequence MKKVSGSTMILIAMAAGIVTGFFLGEKGAVFAPLGDIFILLIKMVIIPLVFFSIISGAAALGETKSAGKVGLFTIVYYLGTSAVSVILGLLAGSIFKPGLGVKIPESLMTDASTYAENAEIAGFWETIMGIIPENPFESLVSGNILQILFFALFFGISLSVMPREKQKPVLDILDTVNAGMIWMIRKILMIAPIGVFGLMVNSIALFGMEIMRLVLALLAVFSGTLAIIHFGIIPLLVMVFGRMNPLKFLGGMKETQILAFASASSMATLPVNKQECEDLGVKPEVTSFVLPLGATINMNGNAMLYALTAMFFSQMFGVELGMAQYVAIVLTSVLGAIGTAGVPGPALLVVAVLVAAGIPLAGLPLIFGVDRLFDMMRTSTNVLGDASCAIIVDKMLAGEAAQEEIMDARA
- a CDS encoding 3'(2'),5'-bisphosphate nucleotidase encodes the protein MPYEKELEIALNAVKKASALCRRAQMTLVKSEAVAKKDRSPVTIADFGSQAVVTLSLMAAFPGDFIVGEEDAGILRENAGLRQKVCALVEEQAGPVSADQMMDAIDQGACTPDFSGRFWTVDPIDGTKGFLREEQYAIALALVENGQVVLGVLGCPDFPGDEGENGGLFFAVRGGGTFMLPGNAQVRQKIAADRIKDSRDARFCESVESAHAAHDVHARIAEALGIKAQPLRMDSQAKYGAVACGLASVYLRLPRSSAYREKIWDHAAGVIIVEEAGGRVTDFSGNPLDFSTGRTLEKNVGILATNTFLHDDVLKAIRAVQSEG
- the dat gene encoding D-amino-acid transaminase, coding for MHVYFNGDMMPKNEVSISPDDRGFIFGDGVYEVIVAYDGRFFRADAHFERLRRSLRALKIQEPDMAALRAIPEKLLRANNLEEGEATVYLQITRGAAPRKHPFPDKDTPVTVYGFASRFVADESAWEDGVKVISVPDIRWMRCDIKSVSLLPNVLASQQAKENNAKEAIFVRDGAITEGAHTSFAAIFDGCFVTYPETHYILPGITRTVAIGLCREFNIPVREFPILENELKDADECMLLGTTTEVMPVVQVDDRMVGDGRPGPVTRKLQNALRKLIRN